The Streptomyces seoulensis genome contains a region encoding:
- a CDS encoding pyridoxamine 5'-phosphate oxidase family protein: MTVTQQRRGRKIMMTPGELDEFLTSQRTCRVATVSADGTPHVSALWFVWDGTSLWLYSVVRSRRWTQLRHDSRVAVVVDSGEEYDQLRGAELSGRVEFVGEVPRTGELCAELDTAETLFARKNFGMDEMPHDGRHAWARLTPEKVVSWDFRKLGGR, encoded by the coding sequence ATGACCGTCACTCAGCAGCGCCGGGGCCGGAAGATCATGATGACGCCCGGTGAGCTGGACGAGTTCCTGACCAGCCAGCGCACCTGCCGGGTGGCGACCGTCTCGGCGGACGGCACCCCGCACGTCAGCGCGCTGTGGTTCGTCTGGGACGGCACCTCGCTCTGGCTCTACTCCGTGGTGCGCAGCAGACGCTGGACCCAGTTGCGGCACGACTCACGGGTGGCGGTGGTCGTCGACTCGGGCGAGGAGTACGACCAGTTGCGCGGGGCCGAGCTGTCCGGGCGGGTGGAGTTCGTGGGCGAGGTGCCGCGCACGGGCGAGCTGTGCGCCGAACTCGACACGGCGGAGACGCTGTTCGCGCGGAAGAACTTCGGCATGGACGAGATGCCGCACGACGGCCGCCACGCCTGGGCCCGGCTGACGCCGGAGAAGGTGGTCTCCTGGGACTTCCGCAAGCTCGGCGGCCGTTGA
- a CDS encoding Rieske (2Fe-2S) protein, whose amino-acid sequence MTSASPRPTAGPDRRTVIAAAGAAGLTVALAACGSDDGGSDAAGTGSAGDALAKTSDIPEGGGKIFKDQGVVVTQPSAGTYKAFSAKCTHQGCAVGSVADGVIVCPCHNSHFSVTDGSVKQGPATAPLPEEKITVSGDEIKLA is encoded by the coding sequence ATGACCAGCGCATCGCCCCGACCCACAGCCGGACCGGACCGACGTACCGTGATCGCGGCGGCGGGAGCGGCCGGACTCACCGTGGCGCTGGCGGCCTGCGGTTCGGACGACGGCGGTTCGGACGCGGCCGGCACCGGTTCCGCCGGGGACGCCCTCGCGAAGACCTCCGACATCCCGGAGGGCGGCGGGAAGATCTTCAAGGACCAGGGCGTGGTGGTGACCCAGCCGAGCGCGGGCACGTACAAGGCGTTCTCCGCGAAGTGCACCCACCAGGGCTGCGCGGTGGGCAGCGTCGCCGACGGGGTGATCGTCTGCCCCTGCCACAACAGCCACTTCTCGGTGACGGACGGCAGCGTGAAGCAGGGGCCCGCGACGGCGCCGCTGCCCGAGGAGAAGATCACCGTGTCCGGCGACGAGATCAAGCTGGCCTGA
- a CDS encoding HAD family hydrolase produces the protein MSTTGHHLLDWSPRAVVFDCDGTLMDSERHWQDARSRAFRGFGLQAPPGFAEQAKGVHYADCGRLMAESVHKPELTADLTAALLHHFLELVADDPVTMPGAVELVRLLSGRLPLAVASNCPSEVVEESLERAGLRSHFEHVVVPSASPSGDAGTPVRPKPWPDVYETAARLCGVPADEALAVEDSLTGVESARRAKLRVLGIGPRPHGDDAHRADLWVPALHTPELLTWVHSWAPLAGR, from the coding sequence GTGTCCACCACAGGTCATCACCTGCTCGACTGGTCCCCCAGGGCCGTCGTCTTCGACTGCGACGGCACGCTGATGGACAGCGAGCGCCACTGGCAGGACGCCCGCAGCCGGGCCTTCCGGGGCTTCGGCCTCCAGGCGCCGCCGGGGTTCGCCGAGCAGGCCAAGGGGGTGCACTACGCCGACTGCGGGCGGCTCATGGCCGAGTCGGTGCACAAGCCCGAGCTGACCGCCGACCTGACGGCGGCGCTCCTCCACCACTTCCTGGAACTCGTCGCGGACGACCCGGTGACGATGCCCGGCGCCGTCGAACTCGTACGGCTGCTCTCCGGCCGGCTCCCCCTGGCCGTGGCGAGCAACTGCCCCTCGGAGGTGGTGGAGGAGAGCCTGGAGCGGGCCGGGCTGCGCTCCCACTTCGAGCACGTCGTCGTGCCGTCGGCGAGCCCGTCCGGCGACGCCGGGACGCCGGTGCGCCCCAAGCCGTGGCCGGACGTGTACGAGACCGCGGCCCGGCTGTGCGGGGTGCCCGCGGACGAGGCCCTGGCGGTCGAGGACTCGCTGACCGGCGTCGAGTCGGCCCGCCGCGCCAAACTGCGTGTACTGGGCATCGGCCCCCGGCCGCACGGCGACGACGCGCACCGGGCCGACCTGTGGGTCCCGGCGCTGCACACCCCGGAGTTGCTGACGTGGGTGCACTCCTGGGCGCCGCTCGCCGGGCGTTGA
- a CDS encoding ScbR family autoregulator-binding transcription factor yields MDGTLQERARATRRSLLEAAASLFAERGYAGTSVNDISSRSGRTSGSVYFHYASKEGIALAVVQDRFATWPGLTARYTNETVPPMERLVALSYDIAKALAEDPVTRGGARLWAERDTINATLPDPFALWTAATTRLLAQARATGQLAPHIRPAPTARALVRAFFGLCSLTEALEGTATITARLAEWWHLTLPSLQAAPKR; encoded by the coding sequence GTGGACGGGACGTTGCAGGAACGGGCCAGGGCAACGCGCCGATCACTCCTGGAGGCGGCCGCCTCCCTCTTCGCCGAACGCGGGTACGCGGGCACCAGCGTCAACGACATAAGCAGCAGGTCGGGACGGACGAGCGGCTCCGTGTACTTCCACTACGCGAGCAAGGAGGGCATCGCCCTCGCCGTCGTCCAGGATCGTTTCGCCACCTGGCCCGGCCTCACCGCGCGGTATACGAACGAGACGGTCCCGCCCATGGAGCGGCTCGTCGCGCTGAGCTACGACATCGCCAAGGCCCTCGCCGAGGACCCCGTGACGCGCGGGGGCGCCCGGCTGTGGGCCGAGCGCGACACCATCAACGCGACGCTCCCCGACCCCTTCGCCCTGTGGACCGCCGCCACCACCCGCCTGCTGGCCCAGGCGCGGGCCACCGGTCAACTGGCGCCCCACATCCGGCCCGCCCCCACCGCCCGCGCCCTGGTGCGCGCCTTCTTCGGCCTCTGCTCCCTGACCGAGGCGCTGGAGGGGACGGCGACCATCACCGCCCGCCTCGCCGAGTGGTGGCACCTCACCCTGCCGTCCCTCCAGGCGGCGCCCAAGCGCTGA
- a CDS encoding HipA family kinase has protein sequence MLTEVTVTRYITPLREGGSMPGLVEADDLGLYVLKFSGAGQGRKTLVAEVVCGELARRLGFRVPGLVTVGLDPVLGLGEPERQVQDLLRASGGANLGMDFLSGALGYDPLAFPVDPEEAGRIVWFDALVNNVDRSWRNPNLLVHRGGLWLIDHGATMIWHHNWPSVDASAARPYDAADHALAGFAPDVTAAAADLAHLVTEDLLAEVTAQIPDAWLADEPGFDTPDDLRRAYARPLLARAGTVHERIEGLKESK, from the coding sequence ATGCTGACCGAAGTCACCGTCACCCGGTACATCACGCCCCTGCGTGAGGGCGGTTCCATGCCGGGGCTCGTCGAGGCCGACGATCTCGGGCTCTACGTCCTGAAGTTCAGCGGCGCCGGGCAGGGCCGCAAGACCCTCGTCGCCGAGGTCGTCTGCGGGGAACTCGCCCGGCGCCTCGGCTTCCGGGTGCCCGGACTGGTGACCGTCGGGCTGGACCCCGTGCTCGGTCTCGGCGAGCCCGAGCGGCAGGTGCAGGATCTGCTGCGCGCCAGCGGCGGCGCCAACCTCGGCATGGACTTCCTCTCCGGCGCCCTCGGCTACGACCCCCTCGCCTTCCCCGTCGACCCGGAGGAGGCCGGCCGGATCGTCTGGTTCGACGCGCTGGTCAACAACGTCGACCGCTCCTGGCGCAACCCCAACCTCCTGGTGCACCGGGGCGGGCTGTGGCTCATCGACCACGGCGCCACCATGATCTGGCACCACAACTGGCCCTCCGTCGACGCCTCAGCCGCCCGGCCCTACGACGCCGCCGACCACGCCCTCGCGGGCTTCGCGCCCGACGTCACCGCCGCCGCGGCCGACCTGGCCCACCTGGTCACCGAGGACCTGCTCGCCGAGGTCACCGCCCAGATCCCCGACGCCTGGCTGGCCGACGAGCCCGGCTTCGACACCCCCGACGACCTGCGCCGTGCCTACGCGCGCCCGCTGCTCGCCCGCGCGGGCACCGTCCACGAACGCATCGAGGGCCTCAAGGAGAGCAAGTGA
- a CDS encoding DUF3037 domain-containing protein, with translation MSEHHIHMAGSVVERHIIRGGQGGDREVYEYALLRVVPRVERGERINAGVLVYCRARGYVGARTHLDEARLLALDPAADVAGVRAALGAVERICAGGEESGQAARDDAGRRFRWLIAPRSTIVRPGPVHTGLTADPVAETERLLDLLVR, from the coding sequence GTGAGCGAGCACCACATCCACATGGCCGGCAGCGTGGTCGAGCGCCACATCATCCGGGGCGGCCAGGGCGGCGACCGCGAGGTGTACGAGTACGCCCTGCTGCGGGTCGTACCCCGCGTCGAGCGCGGCGAGCGGATCAACGCGGGTGTCCTCGTCTACTGCCGCGCCCGGGGTTACGTCGGTGCCCGCACCCACCTGGACGAGGCCCGGCTGCTCGCGCTCGACCCGGCGGCGGACGTGGCCGGGGTGCGCGCCGCGCTCGGTGCCGTGGAGCGGATCTGCGCGGGCGGGGAGGAGTCCGGCCAGGCGGCCCGCGACGACGCCGGGCGGCGTTTCCGCTGGCTGATCGCGCCCCGCTCGACCATCGTCCGGCCCGGCCCGGTGCACACCGGACTGACCGCCGACCCGGTGGCCGAGACCGAGCGCCTGCTGGACCTCCTGGTGAGGTAA
- the fabG gene encoding 3-oxoacyl-ACP reductase FabG — MSTNEQRVAVVTGAARGIGAATAVRLAAEGHAVAVIDLDEAACKDTVEKITSAGGKAVAVGADVSDEAQVEAAVARIVEELGAPTILVNNAGVLRDNLLFKMSVSDWDTVLGVHLRGSFLMTKAVQKHMVDAGFGRVVNLSSSSALGNRGQANYSAAKAGLQGFTKTLAIELGKFGITANAVAPGFIATEMTKATADRVGMDFDDFKKAAATQIPVQRVGTPEDIANAIAFFTGDAAGFVSGQVLYVAGGPLD; from the coding sequence ATGTCCACCAATGAACAGCGGGTCGCGGTAGTCACCGGCGCGGCGCGCGGTATCGGCGCCGCCACCGCCGTACGGCTGGCCGCCGAGGGTCACGCCGTCGCCGTGATCGACCTGGACGAGGCCGCCTGCAAGGACACCGTCGAGAAGATCACCTCGGCGGGCGGCAAGGCCGTCGCGGTCGGTGCCGACGTCTCCGACGAGGCGCAGGTCGAGGCGGCCGTGGCGCGGATCGTGGAAGAGCTGGGCGCGCCGACCATCCTCGTCAACAACGCCGGTGTGCTCCGCGACAACCTGCTGTTCAAGATGAGCGTGTCCGACTGGGACACCGTGCTCGGCGTGCACCTGCGCGGCTCGTTCCTGATGACCAAGGCGGTCCAGAAGCACATGGTGGACGCGGGCTTCGGCCGGGTCGTCAACCTGTCCTCGTCCTCAGCGCTCGGCAATCGCGGCCAGGCCAACTACTCGGCCGCCAAGGCGGGTCTGCAGGGCTTCACCAAGACCCTCGCCATCGAGCTGGGCAAGTTCGGCATCACCGCCAACGCCGTCGCGCCGGGCTTCATCGCCACCGAGATGACCAAGGCCACCGCCGACCGCGTGGGCATGGACTTCGACGACTTCAAGAAGGCCGCCGCCACCCAGATCCCGGTCCAGCGCGTCGGGACGCCCGAGGACATCGCCAACGCCATCGCCTTCTTCACCGGGGATGCGGCCGGATTCGTCTCCGGCCAGGTGCTGTACGTCGCGGGCGGACCGCTCGACTAG
- a CDS encoding SDR family oxidoreductase, producing the protein MIELPALSGKAALVTGASRGIGYGVAEALVARGDRVVITGRNEDALKEAVERLGADRVIGVAGKAHDLAHQTEAVERAMEAFGRVDFLVNNAGTNPVFGPIADVDLDVARKVFETNVISALGFAQKTWHAWQRENGGAIVNIASVAGLAPSPFIGAYGVSKAAMINLTQQLAHEFAPKVRVNAIAPAVVKTKFAEALYEGREAEAAAAYPLGRLGVPSDIGGAAAFLTSEQSDWVTGQTLVVDGGIFLNAGVG; encoded by the coding sequence ATGATTGAACTTCCCGCACTCTCCGGCAAGGCCGCGCTCGTCACGGGCGCCAGCCGGGGCATCGGCTACGGCGTCGCGGAGGCCCTCGTGGCGCGCGGCGACCGCGTGGTCATCACCGGCCGCAACGAGGATGCGCTGAAGGAGGCCGTCGAGCGGCTCGGTGCCGACCGCGTCATCGGCGTCGCCGGCAAGGCCCACGACCTCGCCCACCAGACCGAGGCCGTCGAACGCGCCATGGAGGCGTTCGGCCGCGTCGACTTCCTGGTCAACAACGCGGGCACCAACCCGGTCTTCGGCCCCATCGCCGACGTCGACCTGGACGTGGCCCGCAAGGTGTTCGAGACCAACGTGATCTCGGCGCTCGGCTTCGCCCAGAAGACCTGGCACGCCTGGCAGCGGGAGAACGGCGGCGCGATCGTCAACATCGCCTCCGTCGCCGGACTCGCGCCCTCGCCGTTCATCGGCGCCTACGGCGTCAGCAAGGCCGCGATGATCAACCTGACCCAGCAGCTCGCGCACGAGTTCGCGCCCAAGGTGCGGGTCAACGCCATCGCCCCGGCGGTGGTGAAGACCAAGTTCGCCGAGGCCCTGTACGAGGGCCGCGAGGCGGAGGCGGCCGCCGCCTACCCGCTCGGCCGGCTCGGCGTCCCCTCCGACATCGGCGGGGCCGCGGCCTTCCTCACCTCCGAGCAGTCCGACTGGGTCACCGGTCAGACGCTCGTCGTGGACGGCGGCATCTTCCTCAACGCCGGGGTGGGCTGA
- a CDS encoding ABC transporter substrate-binding protein: MFKRNRVRRRVAAAASLTSLITLLPGCGLLSDGGPDDSSPIVVGTTSAPSTLDPAGAWDGSWELFRNVYQTLLAYPNGATTPQPDAAESCSFTDSTSRTYRCKLRSGLKFADGDPLDAKAVQHSIDRIRTINAPSGPAGLLEGLDRVETVGTREIVFHLKKPDATFPFVLATPAMSLVDPREYPANSLRTDKDVRGSGPYRLESYDEGEEAVLVRNDSYKGFAERENHAVTIRYFQDSGAMVKALREKRIDVTYRGLAADDILALQKQSPADLQLVDGTGTDISYLVFNPKDRWAGNAAVRKAVAQVVDRGAIAHKVYRDTVEPLYSMVPKGLTGHATSYFDRFGDPSGDKARAILTRAGIDRRVPLTFWYTSDRYGSETAVMFQELKRQLEGSGLFTVTLRTRPWKTYVTGYQKGEYPVFGRGWFPDFPDADNFIAPFVGEHNALGTPYVTKKITGELLPRSRAQGNRAEVVKDMTSAQRIMVEDARLIPLWQGRQYVAASQDIAGGERALDPSTIMTMWELHRKTSW; the protein is encoded by the coding sequence GTGTTCAAGCGGAACAGAGTCCGGCGCAGGGTCGCGGCGGCCGCGTCCCTGACCTCACTCATCACCCTGCTGCCCGGCTGTGGCCTGCTCTCCGACGGCGGCCCCGACGACAGCAGTCCGATCGTGGTGGGGACGACGAGCGCGCCGAGCACCCTGGACCCGGCCGGCGCCTGGGACGGCTCCTGGGAACTGTTCCGCAACGTCTACCAGACCCTCCTGGCCTACCCGAACGGCGCGACCACCCCCCAGCCTGACGCCGCCGAGAGCTGTTCCTTCACCGACTCCACCAGCCGCACCTACCGCTGCAAGCTGCGGTCCGGGCTGAAGTTCGCCGACGGTGACCCGCTGGACGCCAAGGCCGTCCAGCACTCCATCGACCGCATCCGCACCATCAACGCCCCCAGCGGCCCGGCCGGACTGCTGGAGGGCCTGGACCGGGTGGAGACCGTCGGCACGCGGGAGATCGTCTTCCATCTGAAGAAGCCCGACGCCACCTTCCCGTTCGTGCTCGCCACCCCGGCCATGTCGCTGGTCGACCCGCGCGAGTACCCCGCCAACTCGCTGCGCACGGACAAGGACGTGCGCGGCTCCGGCCCCTACCGGCTGGAGTCCTACGACGAGGGCGAGGAGGCGGTGCTGGTGCGCAACGACAGCTACAAGGGCTTCGCCGAGCGGGAGAACCACGCGGTCACCATCCGCTACTTCCAGGACTCCGGCGCGATGGTCAAGGCGCTGCGCGAGAAGCGGATCGACGTCACCTACCGGGGACTCGCCGCCGACGACATCCTCGCCCTGCAGAAGCAGTCCCCGGCCGATCTCCAACTGGTCGACGGCACCGGCACCGACATCAGCTACCTGGTGTTCAACCCCAAGGACCGCTGGGCCGGCAACGCGGCCGTGCGCAAGGCCGTCGCGCAGGTCGTGGACCGGGGCGCGATCGCGCACAAGGTGTACCGGGACACCGTCGAACCGCTGTACTCGATGGTCCCCAAGGGCCTCACCGGCCACGCCACCTCCTACTTCGACCGCTTCGGCGACCCCAGCGGGGACAAGGCCCGCGCCATCCTCACCCGCGCCGGCATCGACCGGCGGGTCCCGCTCACCTTCTGGTACACCTCCGACCGCTACGGCTCCGAGACCGCCGTGATGTTCCAGGAGCTGAAGCGGCAGTTGGAGGGCTCCGGACTGTTCACGGTCACCCTGCGCACCCGCCCCTGGAAGACCTACGTGACCGGCTACCAGAAGGGGGAGTACCCGGTGTTCGGCCGCGGCTGGTTCCCGGACTTCCCCGACGCGGACAACTTCATCGCGCCCTTCGTCGGCGAGCACAACGCCCTCGGCACCCCGTACGTCACCAAGAAGATCACCGGCGAGCTGCTGCCCCGCTCGCGGGCGCAGGGGAACCGCGCCGAGGTGGTCAAGGACATGACGTCCGCCCAGCGGATCATGGTGGAGGACGCCCGGCTGATCCCGCTGTGGCAGGGACGCCAGTACGTCGCGGCGAGCCAGGACATCGCCGGCGGCGAGCGCGCCCTCGACCCCTCGACGATCATGACGATGTGGGAGCTGCACCGTAAGACGAGCTGGTGA
- the ung gene encoding uracil-DNA glycosylase — MTDIAMLPESWQGVLGDELQQPYFKELAEFVEEERANGPVYPPREEVFAALAATPYEKVKVLVLGQDPYHGEGQGHGLCFSVRPGVKTPPSLRNIYKEMHQELDLPVPDNGYLMPWAEQGVLLLNAVLTVRSGEANSHKGKGWEKFTDAVIRAVASRPDPAVFVLWGNYAQKKLPLIDETRHVVVKGAHPSPLSAKKFFGSRPFTQIDEAVAAQGHEPIDWRIPDLG, encoded by the coding sequence GTGACCGACATCGCCATGCTGCCCGAGTCCTGGCAGGGCGTCCTGGGTGACGAGCTCCAGCAGCCGTACTTCAAGGAGCTGGCCGAGTTCGTCGAGGAGGAGCGGGCGAACGGTCCCGTCTACCCGCCGCGCGAGGAGGTCTTCGCCGCGCTCGCCGCGACGCCTTACGAGAAGGTCAAGGTCCTCGTCCTCGGCCAGGATCCCTACCACGGCGAGGGCCAGGGGCATGGCCTGTGCTTCTCGGTCCGGCCGGGTGTGAAGACCCCGCCGTCCCTGCGGAACATCTACAAGGAGATGCACCAGGAGCTGGACCTGCCCGTCCCGGACAACGGCTATCTGATGCCGTGGGCCGAGCAGGGCGTCCTGCTGCTGAACGCGGTCCTCACCGTGCGCTCCGGCGAGGCCAACTCGCACAAGGGCAAGGGCTGGGAGAAGTTCACGGACGCGGTGATCCGCGCGGTGGCCTCCCGTCCCGACCCGGCGGTCTTCGTGCTGTGGGGCAACTACGCGCAGAAGAAGCTGCCGCTGATCGACGAGACGCGGCACGTGGTGGTCAAGGGCGCGCACCCCTCGCCGCTGTCCGCGAAGAAGTTCTTCGGCTCGCGGCCCTTCACCCAGATCGACGAGGCCGTCGCCGCGCAGGGGCACGAGCCGATCGACTGGCGCATTCCCGACCTGGGCTGA